One part of the Nostoc sp. PCC 7120 = FACHB-418 genome encodes these proteins:
- a CDS encoding PAS domain-containing sensor histidine kinase translates to MSDFSNELHTQIQYSLIEKLSESERRYRELVDSLREIVFKCDRLGNLNFLNRAWTNTLGYGITDAIGSALSNFIDLDDQYLWSETLEKLQTGVEVCQKLRFYHQTGAIVWLELSAQPQSETEFSGSLINITDVYDELRLRKHAEGLLKQTNEELEARVEQRNIELIQANHDLKVTLDKLKYTQAQLVQTEKMSSLGQLVAGIAHEINNPVNFIYANLTHASEYTQVLLKILQLYQQTYPVPSLHIQKAIVTWDLDFIKKDLGKVLESMQVGSERIREIVLLLRNFSRLDEAEIKIVDIHAGINHTITFLHHRLQNESANRVIQIIKNYGLIPQVKCYPAHLNQVFMNILNNAIYALDEKITDFSIIHSPQSQPFVPTIWIKTEIVDETWLNICIKNNGGGIHESVISKIFDPFFTTKPVGKGTGLGLFISYQIVVEMHQGNLICNSKTSQETEFCIQIPI, encoded by the coding sequence ATGTCAGATTTTAGCAATGAATTGCATACACAGATTCAGTACAGTTTGATTGAGAAATTGTCTGAATCCGAACGGCGTTACCGGGAATTAGTGGATAGTCTGCGCGAAATTGTGTTTAAATGCGATCGCTTGGGTAATCTCAATTTCCTCAACCGAGCCTGGACAAATACCCTTGGTTATGGGATAACAGATGCCATCGGTAGTGCTTTAAGCAATTTCATTGACTTGGATGATCAGTACTTGTGGTCAGAAACTCTAGAAAAATTACAAACCGGAGTAGAGGTTTGTCAAAAACTCCGCTTTTACCATCAAACTGGTGCAATTGTTTGGTTGGAACTATCTGCTCAACCTCAAAGTGAAACAGAATTCTCTGGCTCACTGATCAATATTACTGATGTCTACGACGAGCTTCGCTTACGCAAACACGCAGAAGGATTACTGAAGCAAACAAATGAGGAATTGGAAGCTAGGGTAGAACAACGAAATATTGAGCTAATTCAAGCTAATCACGACCTAAAAGTTACCCTTGATAAACTCAAATATACTCAGGCTCAACTGGTGCAAACTGAAAAAATGTCGAGTTTGGGGCAATTAGTTGCAGGGATTGCTCACGAAATTAATAATCCAGTTAACTTTATTTATGCTAATCTCACCCATGCATCTGAATATACACAAGTCTTATTAAAAATCTTACAACTTTACCAGCAAACCTATCCAGTTCCCTCGCTGCACATTCAAAAAGCAATAGTAACCTGGGATTTGGACTTTATTAAAAAAGATTTGGGTAAGGTACTGGAGTCGATGCAAGTTGGCAGCGAACGCATTAGAGAAATTGTGCTGTTACTGCGAAATTTTTCTCGGTTGGATGAAGCAGAAATCAAAATTGTTGATATTCACGCAGGTATCAATCACACAATCACGTTTCTGCATCACCGCCTTCAAAATGAGTCTGCAAATAGGGTAATTCAAATAATTAAAAACTATGGATTAATTCCCCAGGTAAAGTGCTATCCCGCGCACCTAAATCAAGTATTCATGAATATTTTAAATAATGCAATTTATGCTTTAGACGAGAAAATTACTGATTTCTCAATTATTCACAGTCCTCAATCTCAACCCTTCGTTCCTACTATTTGGATTAAGACTGAGATCGTTGATGAAACTTGGCTTAATATTTGCATTAAAAACAATGGTGGGGGTATTCACGAATCGGTAATTTCCAAAATATTTGATCCGTTCTTTACAACAAAACCTGTTGGTAAGGGAACTGGACTTGGTTTATTTATTAGTTATCAGATTGTAGTAGAAATGCACCAAGGTAACTTAATATGTAACTCCAAAACAAGCCAAGAAACGGAATTTTGCATCCAAATTCCCATCTAA
- a CDS encoding caspase family protein: MPPIGLSTSRTTHTKQTNVPKLWLVMVGVNQYQDEYLPNLNYSAIDCQGLSEALTEAATQFTQKIVNVYHDFAPQPPSLTNVRHSLRDITSHVSPIDTILFYFSGHGVVDPTTQEVFLCLVDTQKSNLQNTGLALQEILQILGKSGVQNQLVWLDACHSGGMSLRGVTLQLVELLQQSAAKSKGFYALLSCDNNQQSWEFPELGHGVFTYYLIRGLQGEAVDSQGLIYLDGLYRYVYHQTLQYIDKTNQQLRLINQQKRGKGDTQLYNEYPLQTPKRIVEGVGELILGKRLEKNAPGVYRGLGIVVEGLSNSKITLDISKLLGSTGDFAVEYLPATKTSSEDIKAAIARHWQQPQAELTLLYLRGRIEESEAGEWLRLGEDICIKRSWLKQQLRQCTSQQVIILDCPLGTASLGDWIEDLQIESHHGQCLIACASPPEAPENFAQKFLDTLTASAQGDGLSAAGAIAQLQLSLADSKTPLYVWLSGTQGIIEILTNNTHKSQRTSGLDLGVCPYMGLNAFAEADAAYFYGRETVTQQLIHHLRDNSFLAVIGASGSGKSSVVQAGLIPQLRQGKHIPNSEQWGIKTIRPGVNPLEALARKLGEWGETHLLIEGMLHQGVEGFVYWLRSLPQGVTVLVIDQFEELFTLAPTPDRELFLELLLGAVQYAGDRFKLIITLRADFIAPCLEVPALAEALQVASVLVPPKLSLDDYRRVILHPAQQVGLQVEAELVEVLLRELNQSVGDLPLLEFVLEQLWQQRTAGKLTLQSYQEQLGGIKGALERSCQGVYESLPPQLQECAKWIFLSLTQLGEGTEDTRRRIYKSDLIVKKYPAGLVEQTLNVLTNAKLVVINLEAEIEAQGKSFSPTPPNLSTPFVTVEVAHEILIRHWSTLRWWLEENRDRLRKQRQINHACQLWQQSGKQADFLLQGARLAEAEDIYIYWTDELGADVQEFIGACLAERKHQQLQAKNRLKQAQRAVVALSVLGIASVSFGGLAYWQGREAQFREIAALNSSSQANLLSHQQLAALIASLKAAQQVNHVIAVPNNLKLATVTTLQQALFEMQERNRLEGHKDGVISISISRDGQTIASGSLDKTIKLWSRDGRLFRTLNGHEDAVYSVSFSPDGQTIASGGSDKTIKLWQTSDGTLLKTITGHEQTVNNVYFSPDGKNLASASSDHSIKLWDTTSGQLLMTLTGHSAGVITVRFSPDGQTIAAGSEDKTVKLWHRQDGKLLKTLNGHQDWVNSLSFSPDGKTLASASADKTIKLWRIADGKLVKTLKGHNDSVWDVNFSSDGKAIASASRDNTIKLWNRHGIELETFTGHSGGVYAVNFLPDSNIIASASLDNTIRLWQRPLISPLEVLAGNSGVYAVSFLHDGSIIATAGADGNIQLWHSQDGSLLKTLPGNKAIYGISFTPQGDLIASANADKTVKIWRVRDGKALKTLIGHDNEVNKVNFSPDGKTLASASRDNTVKLWNVSDGKFKKTLKGHTDEVFWVSFSPDGKIIASASADKTIRLWDSFSGNLIKSLPAHNDLVYSVNFNPDGSMLASTSADKTVKLWRSHDGHLLHTFSGHSNVVYSSSFSPDGRYIASASEDKTVKIWQIDGHLLTTLPQHQAGVMSAIFSPDGKTLISGSLDTTTKIWRFDSQQAKTSQMNTLVMSACNWLQDYLNTNPNVTPNEQKLCPS, encoded by the coding sequence ATGCCACCAATTGGTCTTTCCACCAGCCGTACAACTCATACCAAACAAACCAACGTCCCCAAGTTGTGGTTAGTGATGGTGGGAGTAAATCAATATCAGGACGAATACCTACCCAACCTGAATTACTCAGCCATAGATTGTCAGGGTTTATCTGAGGCGTTAACTGAAGCAGCTACTCAATTTACCCAAAAGATTGTCAACGTGTATCACGACTTTGCACCACAACCACCATCTTTAACTAACGTCCGTCATAGCCTACGAGATATCACGTCTCATGTATCCCCCATTGATACGATTTTATTTTATTTTTCTGGTCACGGGGTAGTAGATCCCACGACACAAGAAGTATTTTTATGTTTGGTAGATACGCAAAAATCAAATTTGCAAAATACAGGTTTAGCTTTACAAGAAATATTGCAAATTTTGGGTAAGAGTGGGGTACAGAATCAGCTAGTGTGGTTAGATGCTTGTCATAGTGGGGGAATGTCTCTTAGGGGAGTAACACTGCAATTAGTTGAGCTACTACAACAAAGCGCGGCTAAGAGTAAAGGTTTTTATGCTTTACTTTCTTGTGACAATAACCAACAATCCTGGGAATTTCCCGAATTGGGACATGGGGTATTTACATATTATTTGATACGGGGTTTGCAAGGCGAGGCGGTAGATAGTCAAGGCTTGATTTATTTGGATGGCTTATATCGTTATGTATATCACCAAACCCTGCAATATATCGATAAAACTAATCAACAATTACGGCTAATTAATCAGCAGAAACGGGGGAAGGGTGACACGCAACTTTATAATGAATATCCCTTGCAAACTCCTAAAAGAATTGTGGAGGGAGTGGGGGAATTAATTTTAGGGAAAAGATTAGAGAAAAACGCCCCAGGGGTGTATCGTGGCTTGGGGATAGTAGTGGAGGGGTTATCAAATAGTAAAATTACTTTAGATATTAGTAAACTTCTTGGTAGTACGGGAGATTTTGCGGTTGAGTATTTGCCAGCTACTAAAACATCATCTGAGGATATTAAAGCAGCGATCGCTCGTCATTGGCAACAACCCCAAGCAGAATTAACTTTGTTATATCTGCGGGGACGCATTGAGGAAAGCGAAGCTGGGGAATGGCTACGACTGGGAGAGGATATCTGCATCAAACGTTCCTGGTTAAAACAACAGTTACGCCAATGCACTAGCCAACAGGTAATTATCTTGGATTGTCCGCTAGGGACTGCTTCGTTAGGGGATTGGATAGAAGACTTACAAATTGAATCTCATCACGGACAATGTTTAATTGCTTGCGCCTCACCTCCAGAAGCACCAGAAAATTTTGCCCAGAAATTCCTTGATACCTTGACTGCATCTGCTCAAGGAGATGGTTTGTCTGCGGCTGGAGCGATCGCTCAATTACAATTATCTTTAGCGGATAGTAAAACCCCTCTCTACGTCTGGCTATCAGGAACCCAGGGAATTATCGAAATTTTGACTAACAACACACACAAAAGCCAACGGACAAGCGGTTTGGATTTAGGGGTGTGTCCTTACATGGGTTTAAATGCTTTTGCGGAAGCAGACGCAGCCTATTTTTACGGGAGAGAAACCGTCACCCAGCAGTTAATTCATCATCTGCGGGATAATTCATTTCTCGCTGTTATCGGCGCTTCTGGTAGTGGTAAATCTTCCGTAGTGCAAGCTGGACTTATTCCCCAACTGCGACAAGGGAAACACATCCCCAATAGTGAACAGTGGGGGATAAAAACTATTCGTCCTGGTGTCAATCCTTTGGAGGCTTTAGCCAGGAAGTTGGGGGAATGGGGAGAAACCCATCTTTTGATTGAGGGAATGTTACATCAAGGAGTGGAGGGTTTTGTTTACTGGCTGCGTAGCCTTCCCCAGGGGGTGACGGTGTTGGTAATAGACCAGTTTGAGGAATTATTTACCCTTGCGCCAACACCAGATAGGGAGTTATTTCTAGAATTATTATTGGGGGCTGTACAGTATGCAGGCGATCGCTTTAAATTAATTATTACTTTAAGGGCTGATTTTATCGCTCCTTGTTTGGAAGTACCAGCTTTAGCTGAGGCGTTACAGGTAGCTAGTGTGTTAGTTCCCCCAAAACTGAGTTTGGATGATTATCGGCGGGTGATTCTCCACCCAGCACAGCAGGTAGGGTTGCAGGTGGAAGCGGAACTGGTGGAAGTGCTGTTACGGGAGTTAAATCAATCCGTGGGGGATTTACCTTTACTGGAATTTGTTTTAGAACAGTTATGGCAACAACGAACGGCTGGTAAATTAACTCTACAAAGCTATCAAGAACAACTAGGGGGAATTAAAGGAGCATTAGAGCGATCGTGTCAAGGGGTTTATGAAAGTTTACCACCACAACTACAAGAATGTGCGAAGTGGATTTTTCTTTCATTAACTCAGTTAGGGGAAGGTACAGAAGATACCAGAAGACGCATATATAAGTCAGATTTAATAGTTAAAAAATATCCGGCTGGGTTAGTAGAACAAACTCTCAATGTTTTGACTAACGCCAAATTAGTAGTAATTAACCTAGAAGCAGAGATAGAAGCACAAGGTAAAAGTTTCTCTCCCACTCCCCCTAATCTCTCCACTCCCTTCGTGACAGTAGAGGTCGCCCACGAAATTTTAATACGTCATTGGTCAACTTTGCGCTGGTGGTTAGAAGAAAACCGCGATCGCTTGCGTAAACAAAGGCAAATTAATCATGCTTGTCAGTTGTGGCAACAAAGCGGCAAACAAGCAGACTTTTTGTTACAAGGTGCTAGGTTAGCGGAAGCCGAAGACATTTATATTTACTGGACTGATGAACTAGGGGCGGATGTGCAAGAATTTATAGGCGCTTGTTTAGCAGAACGCAAGCATCAACAATTACAAGCAAAAAATCGCCTCAAACAAGCACAAAGGGCTGTAGTCGCCTTGAGTGTTTTAGGTATTGCATCTGTGAGTTTTGGGGGTTTAGCTTATTGGCAAGGTAGGGAAGCCCAATTTAGGGAAATTGCGGCGTTAAATTCTTCATCCCAGGCAAATTTGTTATCTCATCAACAATTAGCAGCACTTATTGCCAGTCTCAAAGCTGCACAACAGGTTAATCATGTGATAGCAGTTCCCAATAATCTCAAATTAGCAACTGTCACTACCTTACAACAAGCCTTGTTTGAGATGCAGGAACGTAACAGGCTAGAAGGACATAAGGACGGCGTGATTAGTATTAGTATCAGTCGGGATGGTCAAACTATCGCCTCTGGTAGCTTAGATAAAACTATTAAACTTTGGAGTCGAGACGGTCGGTTATTCAGAACTCTCAACGGACATGAAGATGCTGTTTATAGTGTCAGTTTCTCTCCCGACGGTCAAACCATTGCTTCCGGGGGGAGTGACAAAACCATTAAACTTTGGCAAACCAGTGATGGAACCCTACTCAAAACCATCACAGGTCATGAGCAAACAGTCAATAATGTCTATTTTAGTCCAGATGGTAAAAATCTCGCCTCTGCCAGTAGTGATCACAGCATCAAGTTGTGGGATACTACATCTGGTCAACTCTTAATGACCCTCACTGGTCATAGTGCTGGAGTTATCACCGTGCGTTTCAGTCCTGATGGTCAAACTATTGCTGCCGGTAGCGAAGATAAAACCGTTAAACTGTGGCATCGCCAGGATGGGAAATTATTAAAAACCCTCAATGGACATCAAGATTGGGTAAATAGCCTCAGTTTTAGCCCTGATGGTAAAACTCTCGCTTCCGCTAGTGCGGACAAAACCATCAAACTTTGGCGCATCGCTGATGGTAAATTGGTCAAAACCCTAAAAGGTCACAATGATTCAGTTTGGGATGTTAATTTTAGCTCAGATGGTAAAGCGATCGCCTCTGCTAGTAGAGATAACACTATCAAACTGTGGAACCGTCACGGCATCGAACTAGAAACCTTTACAGGCCATAGCGGTGGTGTTTATGCTGTGAATTTTCTTCCTGATAGTAACATCATCGCTTCCGCTAGTTTAGACAACACCATCAGACTTTGGCAGCGTCCCTTGATATCTCCCTTAGAAGTTCTCGCCGGCAATAGCGGTGTTTATGCGGTCAGTTTCCTGCATGACGGTAGTATCATTGCTACAGCCGGTGCAGATGGCAATATTCAACTTTGGCACAGTCAAGATGGTAGTTTACTAAAAACCCTACCAGGGAACAAAGCAATTTATGGTATTAGTTTTACACCCCAAGGTGATTTAATAGCTAGCGCCAACGCCGATAAAACTGTGAAAATTTGGCGTGTTAGGGATGGTAAAGCTTTAAAAACACTCATAGGACATGACAACGAAGTCAACAAAGTAAATTTTAGCCCTGATGGTAAAACCCTCGCTTCCGCCAGTCGGGACAACACAGTTAAACTTTGGAATGTGAGCGATGGTAAATTTAAAAAAACCCTCAAGGGTCATACAGACGAAGTATTTTGGGTCAGTTTTAGCCCCGATGGTAAAATTATCGCCTCTGCTAGTGCTGACAAAACTATCCGACTCTGGGACAGTTTTAGCGGCAACTTAATTAAAAGTTTGCCAGCCCATAATGACTTAGTATACAGCGTCAACTTCAATCCTGATGGTAGTATGCTTGCCTCAACTAGCGCCGACAAAACCGTCAAACTCTGGAGGAGTCATGACGGTCATCTACTGCATACTTTCTCAGGCCATAGTAATGTAGTTTATAGTAGTAGCTTCTCTCCTGATGGTCGTTACATTGCATCAGCCAGCGAAGATAAAACAGTAAAAATTTGGCAAATTGATGGTCACCTGTTAACCACCCTACCCCAGCATCAAGCCGGAGTCATGAGTGCAATTTTCAGCCCAGATGGTAAAACTCTCATCTCCGGCAGTTTAGACACTACCACCAAAATTTGGCGTTTTGATAGCCAGCAAGCCAAAACTTCCCAGATGAATACTCTAGTCATGTCTGCTTGCAACTGGCTACAGGATTATCTCAACACCAATCCCAATGTTACGCCTAACGAACAGAAACTCTGTCCTAGTTAA